Proteins encoded within one genomic window of Candidatus Berkiella cookevillensis:
- a CDS encoding PP2C family serine/threonine-protein phosphatase: MYQYFDKKGLSLSGEQLVNACNGHQDYYVVGANVGGVELLGKRESQEDRMIFCDLDQMACMQFSRLSEKQKTQLFQSVFAQMQQHIVANLKCENVLHQGATAMLSLLEVGKQSCWSASLGDGQVFLVHLSSEGTLKAVQELNYRHNPDEPRELLRLTEYTTQIGKALDDLAPICSGYKRRLAGVLAVSRAFGDTAYDRYGMIHVPEIQKTHYNALTGEKIFIINACDGLTESDAITHSMLGEYISLHHHSQNCGLMAHGLAEWAIREGSQDNISVQIVELTALDKASLCMLAVFDGHGGSEVAAHLKAHFESIFLSCLAFPRIFE, from the coding sequence ATGTATCAATATTTTGATAAGAAAGGTCTATCACTTTCAGGCGAGCAGCTTGTAAATGCTTGTAATGGACATCAAGATTACTATGTGGTTGGTGCAAATGTAGGTGGTGTAGAATTACTGGGTAAACGAGAGAGCCAAGAAGATCGCATGATTTTTTGTGACTTAGATCAAATGGCTTGCATGCAATTTTCACGTCTTTCAGAGAAACAGAAAACACAATTATTTCAAAGCGTTTTTGCGCAAATGCAACAGCATATTGTGGCCAATCTTAAATGTGAAAATGTTTTGCACCAAGGTGCAACCGCGATGCTTAGCTTGCTAGAGGTAGGCAAGCAAAGTTGTTGGTCAGCCAGTCTTGGGGACGGGCAGGTTTTCTTAGTGCATTTATCTTCAGAGGGTACTCTTAAAGCAGTACAAGAATTGAATTATCGTCATAATCCTGATGAGCCTCGAGAACTGTTGCGATTGACAGAATATACCACACAGATCGGTAAAGCATTGGATGATTTAGCACCTATTTGCAGTGGTTATAAGCGCCGACTTGCGGGAGTGCTTGCCGTCAGTCGTGCTTTTGGTGATACGGCTTATGATCGTTATGGCATGATACATGTGCCAGAAATACAAAAAACGCACTACAATGCATTAACAGGAGAAAAAATATTTATTATCAATGCGTGTGATGGTTTGACAGAAAGTGATGCCATTACGCACAGCATGCTGGGTGAATATATCTCTTTGCATCATCACTCACAAAATTGTGGACTCATGGCGCATGGGTTGGCTGAGTGGGCAATACGCGAAGGTTCTCAGGATAATATCTCAGTGCAAATTGTCGAGCTGACCGCCTTGGATAAAGCTTCTCTATGTATGTTAGCCGTTTTTGATGGGCATGGT
- a CDS encoding glutaredoxin family protein — MTTPSLLLYSRSTCPYCKRVTQFLSENNIHLEIKDVGLDKAAYQDMINLSGGTQVPCLKIDNGFMLESLDIIAYLKKIYQK; from the coding sequence ATGACCACACCCTCACTCTTGCTATATAGTCGCTCAACCTGTCCTTACTGCAAACGTGTCACCCAATTTCTCTCTGAAAATAATATTCATCTTGAAATTAAAGATGTAGGCTTAGATAAAGCAGCCTATCAAGATATGATCAATCTCTCCGGTGGTACACAAGTACCTTGCTTGAAAATTGACAATGGCTTCATGCTTGAATCCTTAGATATCATTGCCTACTTAAAGAAAATATATCAAAAATAA
- a CDS encoding ABC transporter ATP-binding protein has product MTAIPILEVKKISKRFDNIMAVNNISFQIKPGICFGLLGPNGAGKTTTIEMIEGILKPTSGEILYRGIPQHHIKKQFKAETGIQFQNTLLQEFLTVKENLYLFKSFYNKGLEIDELITLCYLNDFLDKDTRKISGGQKQRLLLALALINDPTLLILDEPTVGLDPQARRNFWELIQNIKQRNKTIILTTHYMEEADLLCDEIVIIDKGQIIIQGAPYLLTKEAAETQSVLLPKHAFEKTNILNQFSIQEENGHIRILTTDLEETLSALLYHGVSLKDLSIKAPNLEDLFLKLTGHRLRE; this is encoded by the coding sequence ATGACCGCTATACCTATTTTAGAAGTCAAAAAAATCAGTAAACGCTTTGATAACATAATGGCTGTTAACAATATCAGTTTCCAAATAAAGCCTGGTATTTGCTTTGGTTTGTTGGGTCCCAATGGTGCGGGCAAAACAACTACCATTGAAATGATTGAGGGGATTCTTAAACCCACGAGCGGAGAGATCTTGTATCGTGGGATACCTCAACACCATATTAAAAAACAGTTCAAAGCAGAAACCGGCATACAATTTCAAAATACGCTGTTGCAAGAATTTCTCACCGTAAAAGAAAATTTATATTTATTCAAAAGTTTTTACAATAAAGGCTTAGAGATTGATGAATTGATCACACTCTGTTATTTGAATGATTTTCTGGATAAAGATACACGAAAAATATCGGGTGGACAAAAGCAACGCTTATTACTGGCGCTTGCCTTGATCAATGATCCCACCTTACTAATCTTAGATGAGCCTACCGTAGGTCTTGATCCACAAGCACGACGAAATTTTTGGGAACTCATTCAAAATATAAAACAACGAAACAAAACCATTATCCTCACAACCCATTACATGGAAGAAGCTGATTTACTCTGTGATGAGATTGTCATTATTGATAAGGGGCAAATTATTATCCAAGGTGCACCGTATCTACTCACCAAAGAAGCCGCAGAAACACAGAGTGTTCTCTTACCCAAACATGCTTTTGAAAAGACAAATATTTTAAATCAATTTTCCATACAAGAAGAAAATGGGCATATTCGTATTTTAACAACAGATCTAGAAGAAACACTTTCAGCCCTATTATATCATGGCGTTTCATTAAAAGATTTATCCATTAAAGCGCCTAATCTAGAAGATTTATTTCTGAAGCTCACCGGTCATCGCTTAAGAGAATAA
- a CDS encoding ABC transporter permease produces the protein MRKIFRLTQARCLEFLRDKEALAWNLLMPIFFVVAIALAFNTGEKNLFKVMVVSQQDTGSTKNDIFETASPVIPQLKYIQYIPIDNLKLAQEYLAQHQVDLVVQMNPQTEYWFNPLSEKSDFLHQSFAKLSSLSLKAHPIESTNIRYIDWVFPGILAIHLMYSALYGIAYVIVRYRKNGYLKRLQATPLTAFEFLSAQVCSRLLISTIILALVYFTCTMILHPLMKGNFFVLFILYITGTFCLISLALFLCAKVSSEELSRGILEMAAWPMLLISGAWFSLDQAHVSLQWFSQILPLTHLISATRKVMLYGASLHDIQGELLILLCMSIGFLLIGSLTFKWSK, from the coding sequence ATGCGAAAAATATTTCGATTAACGCAAGCACGCTGCTTAGAATTCCTTCGAGATAAGGAAGCGCTCGCCTGGAATTTATTGATGCCGATTTTCTTTGTTGTTGCTATCGCTCTCGCATTCAATACAGGCGAAAAAAATCTCTTTAAAGTAATGGTGGTTTCTCAACAAGATACAGGCTCAACGAAAAATGATATTTTTGAGACAGCTTCTCCCGTTATACCTCAATTAAAATATATACAATACATTCCAATTGATAATTTAAAACTGGCCCAAGAATATCTCGCACAACATCAAGTCGATCTAGTTGTGCAAATGAATCCTCAGACAGAATATTGGTTCAATCCATTATCAGAAAAAAGTGATTTTCTACACCAAAGCTTTGCAAAATTATCAAGTCTTTCATTGAAGGCACATCCTATTGAGAGTACAAATATTCGTTATATAGACTGGGTATTTCCTGGTATATTGGCAATCCACTTGATGTATAGCGCACTCTATGGCATCGCCTATGTGATTGTGCGATATAGAAAAAATGGCTATCTTAAACGTTTACAAGCAACGCCTTTAACTGCTTTTGAATTCTTAAGCGCTCAAGTATGTTCAAGATTATTAATCTCAACCATCATTTTAGCGCTGGTCTATTTTACCTGTACGATGATTTTACATCCACTGATGAAGGGAAATTTTTTTGTATTATTTATATTGTATATCACTGGCACTTTTTGCTTAATCAGTTTAGCACTGTTTCTATGCGCAAAGGTCAGCAGTGAAGAGCTATCTCGAGGTATTTTAGAAATGGCTGCATGGCCGATGTTGTTAATTTCTGGTGCATGGTTTAGCTTAGATCAAGCACATGTGAGCTTACAGTGGTTCTCACAAATTCTACCGCTAACCCATCTTATTTCTGCGACAAGAAAAGTCATGCTGTATGGTGCAAGCTTGCATGACATTCAAGGCGAGTTACTGATTTTATTGTGTATGTCTATAGGCTTTTTGCTGATTGGTAGCTTGACCTTCAAATGGTCAAAATAG
- the trmB gene encoding tRNA (guanosine(46)-N7)-methyltransferase TrmB has translation MDTLNSRPLRTIRSYVRRLGRMSQGQRQAIVSLGQQYLVSYDSKMSFDCSKAFDTVQPLVLEIGIGMGEHLMHQAKQRPNENFIGIDVHEPGIGNCCRELHEQQMHNVRLMCHDAVEVLQTHIAAESLDAVYILFPDPWRKKKHHKRRLIQEGFIHLLAEKLKVKGVLQIMTDWAEYAEHIQSVFNVSTAYKDVSDIFSLKEDRIITKFERKGRAVGREIHTFFYQKL, from the coding sequence ATGGATACCTTGAATTCTCGTCCTTTGCGTACAATTCGTAGTTATGTCAGACGTTTGGGGCGAATGAGCCAAGGACAAAGACAAGCGATTGTATCTCTAGGGCAGCAATATTTGGTTAGTTATGATTCTAAAATGAGCTTTGACTGTTCAAAAGCATTTGATACCGTTCAGCCCTTAGTTTTGGAAATCGGTATTGGCATGGGTGAGCATTTAATGCATCAGGCCAAGCAGCGCCCAAATGAGAATTTTATTGGTATTGATGTGCATGAGCCTGGTATTGGTAATTGTTGTCGTGAGCTACATGAGCAGCAGATGCATAATGTAAGACTTATGTGTCATGATGCTGTTGAAGTCCTGCAAACACACATTGCTGCAGAAAGTCTAGATGCCGTTTATATCTTATTTCCAGATCCTTGGCGTAAAAAGAAACATCACAAACGTCGTTTAATTCAAGAAGGCTTTATTCATCTCCTTGCTGAAAAGCTCAAAGTAAAAGGTGTATTGCAGATTATGACGGACTGGGCAGAATATGCAGAACACATACAAAGCGTTTTCAATGTCTCTACTGCTTATAAAGATGTCTCTGATATCTTCTCTTTAAAAGAGGATAGAATCATCACTAAGTTTGAACGTAAAGGGCGTGCGGTAGGAAGAGAGATTCATACTTTCTTCTACCAAAAACTTTGA